Part of the uncultured Anaeromusa sp. genome is shown below.
GGAAATACGATAATGAGTGGCCTCCTTGAAATCAGGATTGCTGCCAACACCAACCCACCGGTCAAACGTAGTTCCCGCAGCTGCATACCCCTCGCTCATGGATTTATTGGCAGCGTTAGAAAGAATACCAGCGAACTGACCAGCTCCGGTCAATGCTTCGCGGATCAGGTCTTCATCCGACATATGACGCGCCTTGCTGATCCCTTGACGCTCTACACAATCAATCATCAAATCCCGCAGGCGCATGCTGCGCAATTCCGTAGCACCGGCCTCCGGTTTTTCAAGACGAATACCGCCGCGCAGCAAAATTGCATCCGCAGCTGCGCGTGCAAATTTAACGCTGTCTTCTTCCCCTACTTGAGAACGTGTAGTATTCGTAGCCTGATTGTTTTCGCGCATCTGAGACAGAATGGCCGCCTGTACTTCAGAAACAGAGCGCCCCTGCTCAATATGCTCGGCAGGGTCAACACTAAAGTCGCGGCACAATGCCGTGATTTCAGAGCACCGCTGCCGCTCCGCTTGTTGTGCTGCTTGGCGCTCGGCATCGGCATTAACTGGAGCCGGTGCTGCCGGCGGCGCTACCGCAGGCGGCGCCGTGCGAGTATCATCAGTAGTTTGGGTATTGTTTTCATTTGCCATGGTTTGTTCCTCCCCCGTTTTATCCAATCCGTAATCTTCCATTCCCCGGCCGATGCCTACGTTATCATCTGCCGGTACCGAAACAACGCTAATTTCTAGCGGCGCCCATCTCAGGGCAACATATGCGGGACCAACCACCCTTCCGCTTGTCGATGTTTTGCCGGCGGCTACTTCTTCCCAAGAATCAACCGAATAACCAACGCTGGTTCCCCGGAGAGTCTTGCTAAGAACTTTCTGCCATATGCGTTCCGATTCTTCGTCTTCGTCAAACTGCACTTCTGCGTATGCTTTTTGCTCTGTCTCGTCAACCCAAGCCCGCAGAATTTTACCGAGAACTTGATCTCGGTTATGGTTGAACAAAAGAACGCCAAGCCCATTTTCAAACCGAGATAAATTAACCGCAGTGGCGTCGATCTGTAAAACCTCCGCGCCAAACCATCGACTTACTGGCTGCTCGGAGGCGAACGACAAAACAACCGTTCGTTGCTCCTCGTTAACCGCCGATACATCAAGAACCGCCAGTTCCCGCGTCAGGCTCTTGGGAGGCTGTCGCTTGTTGTTTTTGTTGGGCACCAGAAATCACTCCTTCCGTCATGGTAATTCCATATTTTTCTTCAAGGGTCTTTTTAAAGGCAAGCTCTTTTGCTCGCTGCTCCATAACCTCTCGCCAGTCCTGACCTGTTCTGGCACATACGTTAGCCAAGTTTTCTTGTCCTGACTGTACCGCCATATCATTGGCTTTGATTTCTTTTACAGGATCAATCCAGGACCATCCGGGAGCCGTCCAGCTGTGCTTCAAATACTGAGACTTCTTCTTCCAAAAATCTGGTAGCTTTATTTCCCCAGAAAGAACCGCACTAATAATGACCTCTGTATAAACTTCGCTCAAAAGATGATCAACAAGCCACTGTTGCCAGTCCTCAAAAGTCCTTTGGTCTTCTAAATGACCTTGGCGAGCGCTCGAATAGTTAACCTGGCTCATATCACGGCTGCAGGCCTCATAGCTCAGCCCCTGACCTGCCCCGATAAGACGTTGGTACAGCGACGCAAGCTCTTTCGCGTTAGCCGCTTGGCCGGTTGGAATAACAGAGCTAACATCATCGCCAGGCTGCAATTCCATAACGAGGCCAGGGCTTATGCGCTTCTTTTTATAACCTGTCTTAGGATCATAATCGTCATTTTTCCCACCTGTACCTGCAGCACCATTTCGCCCAAGTCCACTTCCGGAAGGAATAAGGCGCTTGATGAAAACACTGAGGCTGGCCAAGATTTTTTCTTTAATGCTTACTGCATCTAGGTACTCCTCAGTATCATTAGCGCGGGTAATAGCTGGAGCCAACTGCGACATTTCTCTAATTTGGCTCGGCATGTTTTTCCGCCATAAGGAAATAACGCGCTTAGCTTCTACCCGAACCGACCGGCCAGTAGACCACCCGTCAGGAGTTACTTCCTTGAGGTAATAGGCTTGCGGCTTTTGGTTCTTGTCCACTTCAATTCCGTTGACAACAATATTTTCACCAACACGAATCATCCCGCAGCTGTCTAAATCATCAACTTCCCTGGCTTGCAACTGAAACGGAAACCGCGGATTCCCTGTATAGGTTTTGATAAATAAAATACCGCCGTCTACAACCGTACGGCGGATCGTCATTTTACATATTTCCCAAAAAGCTTGGCTAGCGGTAATGTCACAGTTCTGCTTTTTTTGCCAGTCAGTAAATACGGCTTCCATTTGCACATTAAGCTCTTCGTCTCCCGTGTCCGCCTGTACCCGAAAGCCTGTCGAAACGATATTTCTTTCTAAAACACCGATAGGACCGCCGATAATATCGCGGTTTCGCTCGCAATCTCTTGCTTTAGCGCGGATTAAATCGCGCTGCGGCTGGTTCATTTGTTCCGATTTTGCGTTTACAGGCATCCACCCTTCAGAGCCGCGGTCAATCCCGCCCGCCTGGTATCCTCGCATGGCGTTTCTCCATGCAACTCGCATATACCCGATTTTAGGATCTAACCAATTTAAGGCCCGGTCGAGCATATTCATACTAGGAGACCTTTGTTTTTCCTCCATAAATTACCACCCTCTCGTGAATGAAGCGGCATAAATGCCTCCACTGTTTTCCTCGTTGGCAATCTCTTGCTGAATTAACCGCCGCTCCTTGTACAGTACCGTTAAATCAGCACGCCGAACCATCCGGCTCCCAAGCCGATATTCTTGCGCCCCATTTTCAATTTTTTCAATGGCAGTATTAATTTGGGACAGCTGTTCCTGCAGGGTCAATCAAACCACTCCCTTTCTTCGATCCACTCATCCTTATTGGAATCTTTCGATGTCGCGAATGATACCGCCGGCTGCTCATCCTCAGGCGGCAATTCTTCCAGATAGCGCATTTGCAGCAAGTCAGCTGCAAGCGCTGCGTAAACT
Proteins encoded:
- a CDS encoding prohead protease/major capsid protein fusion protein is translated as MPNKNNKRQPPKSLTRELAVLDVSAVNEEQRTVVLSFASEQPVSRWFGAEVLQIDATAVNLSRFENGLGVLLFNHNRDQVLGKILRAWVDETEQKAYAEVQFDEDEESERIWQKVLSKTLRGTSVGYSVDSWEEVAAGKTSTSGRVVGPAYVALRWAPLEISVVSVPADDNVGIGRGMEDYGLDKTGEEQTMANENNTQTTDDTRTAPPAVAPPAAPAPVNADAERQAAQQAERQRCSEITALCRDFSVDPAEHIEQGRSVSEVQAAILSQMRENNQATNTTRSQVGEEDSVKFARAAADAILLRGGIRLEKPEAGATELRSMRLRDLMIDCVERQGISKARHMSDEDLIREALTGAGQFAGILSNAANKSMSEGYAAAGTTFDRWVGVGSNPDFKEATHYRISEADELVQMTANGEFKHDAVTEDSTKKSVLTFGRSFSLTRQAIINDDLSALTRIPSRYAAAANRGINKLVYKTLVSSGIYTSQRGNLAATGAVPSVETIGAGRTAMRTQKNIRSKETLNIAPRYILIPAALETKTEQLLVSVTDPASSNSGVRNPFTGRLEPICDAELDTYSVDAWYLAAAAGLVDTIEVTYLNGVQTPTLESQVAFDVLGMKWRIYIDYGVNNLDYRGLYKNPGK
- a CDS encoding phage portal protein, producing MRGYQAGGIDRGSEGWMPVNAKSEQMNQPQRDLIRAKARDCERNRDIIGGPIGVLERNIVSTGFRVQADTGDEELNVQMEAVFTDWQKKQNCDITASQAFWEICKMTIRRTVVDGGILFIKTYTGNPRFPFQLQAREVDDLDSCGMIRVGENIVVNGIEVDKNQKPQAYYLKEVTPDGWSTGRSVRVEAKRVISLWRKNMPSQIREMSQLAPAITRANDTEEYLDAVSIKEKILASLSVFIKRLIPSGSGLGRNGAAGTGGKNDDYDPKTGYKKKRISPGLVMELQPGDDVSSVIPTGQAANAKELASLYQRLIGAGQGLSYEACSRDMSQVNYSSARQGHLEDQRTFEDWQQWLVDHLLSEVYTEVIISAVLSGEIKLPDFWKKKSQYLKHSWTAPGWSWIDPVKEIKANDMAVQSGQENLANVCARTGQDWREVMEQRAKELAFKKTLEEKYGITMTEGVISGAQQKQQATASQEPDAGTGGS